One stretch of Anguilla anguilla isolate fAngAng1 chromosome 5, fAngAng1.pri, whole genome shotgun sequence DNA includes these proteins:
- the LOC118227761 gene encoding protein CTLA-2-beta-like, with the protein MDNDLERTAELYDNDNEEEVEKAWKEWKQTFEKSYGTPEEEERRKKAWLDTRALITEHNKEYLEGRESYSMGVNQFTDMLPGELPPMGHLSSPSEERG; encoded by the exons ATGGACAATGATTTGGAACGGACAGCTG AACTTTACGATAATGACAACGAAGAAGAAGTAGAAAAAGCCTGGAAGGAGTGGAAGCAGACATTTG AGAAGTCCTACGGGACCCCTGAAGAAGAGGAGCGTCGTAAGAAAGCATGGCTCGACACACGGGCCTTAATAACAGAGCACAACAAGGAGTATCTGGAAGGAAGAGAAAGTTACTCCATGGGGGTTAATCAGTTCACTGACATG CTTCCAGGTGAACTTCCTCCAATGGGACATCTTTCAAGTCCcagtgaggagagagggtga